In Planctomycetia bacterium, one DNA window encodes the following:
- a CDS encoding cytochrome c oxidase subunit II, with translation MYGLLAQVNYGNWLPPQLTHHGGGVDVLIDTLHVFMLLIFVPWALFFAYCLLKYRSRSGHSATYTPIKAKLSKYAEIAVAGFEVVLLVGFSYPVWAEYKNAPPAPDKRTEIRVIGEQFQWDFHYPGPDGKFGRTNAKLISASNTIGLDDSDPAAADDIVRVNEFYLPTGRDIYLRLTSKDVIHSFDIPTMRVKQDVIPGMEIPIWFKVNEGVTSDKLREQMTRRVPITAANWYKLRHLVASEDHKSKSGEVVLAKGADLGLTHQAGTETIEKLAKAGVTELVLQPREPLEVICAQLCGNSHFKMKAMIKAQTSDEFDAWVAEASKKVEFTTDF, from the coding sequence ATGTACGGATTGCTTGCGCAGGTGAATTACGGCAACTGGCTTCCCCCGCAGTTGACCCATCACGGCGGCGGGGTCGATGTCCTGATTGACACGCTGCACGTGTTCATGCTTCTGATCTTCGTTCCGTGGGCGCTTTTCTTTGCCTACTGCCTGCTGAAGTACCGCTCGCGCAGCGGGCACTCCGCCACGTATACGCCGATCAAGGCCAAGCTGTCTAAATACGCCGAGATTGCGGTAGCAGGTTTCGAAGTGGTCCTGCTCGTGGGCTTCTCCTACCCCGTCTGGGCGGAGTACAAAAACGCGCCGCCCGCGCCCGACAAACGAACGGAAATCCGCGTGATCGGTGAGCAGTTCCAGTGGGACTTCCATTACCCCGGACCCGACGGCAAGTTCGGCCGCACCAACGCGAAGCTCATTTCGGCAAGCAACACGATCGGCCTGGATGACAGCGACCCTGCCGCCGCAGACGACATCGTTCGCGTCAATGAGTTTTACCTTCCCACTGGTCGAGACATTTATCTACGTCTGACGTCCAAGGATGTGATTCACAGTTTCGACATCCCGACGATGCGGGTGAAGCAGGACGTGATCCCCGGCATGGAGATTCCCATCTGGTTCAAGGTGAACGAGGGCGTCACGTCCGACAAGCTCCGCGAACAGATGACGCGCCGCGTGCCGATCACCGCGGCCAACTGGTACAAACTGCGGCACCTCGTCGCATCGGAAGATCACAAGAGCAAGTCCGGCGAGGTCGTCCTCGCGAAGGGCGCCGACCTGGGCCTGACGCATCAGGCAGGAACCGAGACCATCGAAAAACTGGCCAAGGCCGGCGTTACCGAACTGGTGCTTCAGCCGCGTGAGCCGCTCGAGGTGATTTGTGCGCAGCTCTGCGGCAACAGCCATTTCAAGATGAAGGCCATGATCAAGGCACAAACATCCGACGAGTTCGACGCCTGGGTCGCCGAGGCCTCCAAGAAGGTCGAATTCACAACTGATTTTTAG
- a CDS encoding LPXTG cell wall anchor domain-containing protein, whose amino-acid sequence MSLTAFHVFFIIACLVLGLGVGVWGVRDYSSTGEQTSLYLAAGSFCGAVLLAVYGSWFLRKIRRMTTA is encoded by the coding sequence ATGTCGCTGACGGCGTTTCATGTGTTTTTCATCATCGCATGCCTCGTGCTCGGCCTGGGCGTCGGCGTGTGGGGCGTGCGCGATTACTCGTCGACCGGTGAGCAAACCTCGTTGTATCTCGCTGCCGGCTCGTTTTGCGGCGCAGTGCTTCTGGCGGTGTACGGAAGCTGGTTCCTGCGAAAGATCCGCCGAATGACAACGGCGTGA
- a CDS encoding TonB-dependent receptor has translation MKKYMLLGLVCGVAVALTTVRAQADNEKGTAVIKGKVVYDGAAPATKGLPPMSADPVCAKAHTKPQPDQGTIVYAKQGNTIPYAFVYVKSGLKGKYDAPKDPVVLDQKGCMYHPHVFGMVAGQPIEIKNSDPTNHNIHSQPKKNTEFNFAQANAGMVKKLEGKDTFTKPEIMIKIKCDVHAWMSSYCGVVSNPFFAVTKSHEDTQTESERGTFEIKELPAGDYELEAWHENFGSTTVKVSVKDGETKEVEIKLSGKRGEVPAAREVILSSAADKVEKL, from the coding sequence ATGAAAAAGTATATGCTGCTGGGGCTGGTGTGTGGCGTCGCGGTCGCGTTGACGACTGTCCGCGCGCAGGCGGACAACGAGAAAGGGACGGCCGTCATCAAGGGCAAGGTCGTGTATGACGGGGCGGCACCGGCGACGAAGGGACTGCCACCGATGAGCGCGGATCCGGTTTGCGCCAAGGCGCATACCAAGCCGCAGCCCGACCAGGGCACAATTGTTTACGCAAAGCAGGGCAATACGATCCCGTATGCGTTTGTCTATGTGAAGAGCGGGCTGAAGGGCAAGTACGACGCGCCGAAGGATCCGGTCGTGCTGGATCAGAAGGGCTGCATGTATCACCCGCACGTGTTCGGCATGGTCGCCGGCCAGCCGATTGAGATCAAGAACAGCGATCCGACGAACCACAACATCCACTCGCAGCCGAAGAAGAACACCGAGTTCAACTTTGCACAGGCCAATGCCGGCATGGTGAAGAAGCTCGAGGGCAAGGACACGTTCACGAAGCCGGAGATCATGATCAAAATCAAGTGCGACGTGCACGCGTGGATGTCGAGCTATTGCGGCGTCGTCTCGAATCCGTTTTTCGCGGTGACCAAGTCGCACGAAGACACCCAGACCGAATCGGAGCGCGGCACGTTCGAGATTAAGGAACTGCCGGCCGGCGATTACGAACTGGAAGCCTGGCATGAGAACTTTGGCAGCACGACCGTCAAGGTCAGTGTCAAAGACGGCGAGACCAAGGAGGTCGAGATCAAGTTGAGCGGCAAGCGCGGCGAGGTGCCGGCCGCCCGCGAAGTGATTCTCTCCTCGGCTGCCGACAAGGTTGAGAAGCTGTAA
- a CDS encoding cytochrome C oxidase subunit IV family protein, with protein MSGSSVEEIQKHVRVYLGVFLALLVLTGVTVGVAELHFLTTTQAIIVALVVASVKASLVACYFMHLISERGMIFWIIGICALFFVALLLLPVITEAGNVRVR; from the coding sequence ATGAGCGGCTCGTCCGTAGAAGAAATCCAAAAACACGTTCGCGTGTACCTCGGCGTGTTCCTCGCGCTGCTGGTGCTGACGGGCGTGACCGTCGGGGTGGCCGAGCTTCACTTTCTGACGACGACGCAGGCGATCATCGTCGCGCTGGTCGTCGCTTCGGTGAAGGCGTCGCTCGTGGCGTGCTATTTCATGCACCTGATCTCCGAGCGCGGCATGATCTTCTGGATTATTGGCATCTGCGCGCTGTTTTTTGTGGCGCTGCTGTTGCTGCCCGTGATTACCGAGGCCGGCAACGTGAGGGTGAGGTAG
- a CDS encoding cbb3-type cytochrome c oxidase subunit I, which translates to MATSAHASAPARPHGKPHVPGEPHGGHHHGHHEHDLPFWRKYIFSVDHKVIGVQYAVTALVFLFFGFSLMMAMRWQLAYPGQPIPIIGKFLSSAIADNGVLSGDGYNAFGAMHGTIMVFLAIVPLGVGGFGNYVLPLQIGAPDMAFPRLNMASYWVYLPGGIIMLASFFMKGGAAANGWTSYAPLSVIAINGQTVWLLGMVFLITSSLLGSVNFIVTTVQLRAKGLSFMRLPFFVWAQLVTSFLLLLAFPPLEAAAVLQLMDRVAGTSFFMPEGLVVSGVVQNQIAGGGSPLLWQHLFWFLAHPEVYVLILPALGIVSEVIANNTRKPLWGYRSLVYSAMFLGFMSFIVWAHHMFMTGMGTTLSTFFQATTMIISVPSVVILTCLILSLYGAAIRFTVPMLFALAFLPMFAIGGLTGLPLGLTASDIHLHDTYYVIGHFHYVVAPGTIFAMFAGIYYWFPKVTGRRMNDFLGKLHFWPSFLFMNVVFMPMFFQGMAGLLRRQYDQTEQLHGSLAHGLTTMSSWGAWMLGLAQLPFIINFFWSMVAGKKVGANPWEATTLEWAAPSPPPHGNFESVPVVHCGPYEYSVPGKKNDYCPQHVALEA; encoded by the coding sequence ATGGCAACTAGCGCTCACGCATCCGCCCCGGCCCGTCCGCACGGCAAGCCGCATGTCCCGGGCGAGCCGCACGGCGGCCACCATCACGGTCACCACGAACACGACCTGCCCTTCTGGCGGAAGTACATCTTCTCCGTGGACCACAAGGTCATCGGCGTGCAGTACGCCGTCACCGCGCTCGTGTTTCTCTTTTTCGGCTTCAGCCTCATGATGGCGATGCGCTGGCAGCTCGCCTATCCCGGCCAGCCGATCCCGATCATCGGCAAGTTTCTTAGCAGCGCGATCGCTGACAACGGCGTTCTTTCCGGCGACGGCTACAACGCCTTCGGTGCCATGCACGGCACGATCATGGTGTTTCTCGCCATCGTGCCACTGGGCGTCGGCGGGTTCGGAAACTACGTGCTGCCGCTGCAAATCGGCGCGCCCGACATGGCCTTCCCTCGGCTGAACATGGCCAGCTACTGGGTCTATCTTCCCGGCGGCATCATCATGCTCGCCAGCTTTTTCATGAAGGGGGGCGCCGCCGCCAACGGCTGGACGTCCTACGCGCCGCTCTCGGTCATCGCCATCAACGGGCAGACGGTCTGGCTGCTCGGCATGGTGTTCCTCATCACGTCCTCGCTGCTCGGCTCGGTGAACTTCATCGTGACGACGGTCCAGTTGCGGGCGAAGGGCTTGAGTTTCATGCGCCTGCCGTTCTTTGTCTGGGCGCAGCTGGTCACGTCGTTCCTGCTGCTGCTCGCTTTTCCGCCGCTGGAAGCCGCAGCCGTCCTGCAACTGATGGATCGCGTGGCCGGCACGAGCTTTTTCATGCCCGAGGGCCTGGTCGTCAGCGGCGTCGTGCAGAACCAGATCGCCGGCGGCGGCAGCCCGCTGCTTTGGCAGCACCTGTTCTGGTTCCTGGCGCACCCGGAGGTGTACGTGCTGATCCTCCCCGCGCTGGGTATCGTCTCCGAAGTCATAGCCAACAACACGCGCAAGCCGCTCTGGGGCTATCGGTCGCTTGTCTATTCGGCCATGTTCCTGGGCTTCATGTCGTTCATCGTGTGGGCGCACCACATGTTCATGACCGGCATGGGCACGACCTTGAGCACGTTCTTCCAGGCGACGACGATGATCATCTCCGTGCCGTCCGTCGTCATTTTGACTTGTCTGATATTGAGTTTGTACGGTGCGGCGATTCGCTTCACGGTGCCGATGCTCTTTGCGCTGGCCTTCCTGCCGATGTTCGCCATTGGCGGATTGACCGGCCTGCCGCTGGGATTGACCGCGTCGGACATTCACCTGCATGACACGTATTACGTCATTGGACACTTCCATTACGTCGTCGCGCCGGGAACGATCTTTGCCATGTTCGCCGGCATTTACTACTGGTTCCCGAAGGTGACCGGTCGACGGATGAACGATTTCCTCGGCAAGCTGCACTTCTGGCCCAGCTTCCTTTTTATGAACGTGGTCTTCATGCCCATGTTCTTCCAGGGCATGGCCGGCCTGCTTCGCCGGCAATACGACCAGACGGAGCAATTACACGGCTCGCTGGCACACGGCCTGACGACGATGTCATCGTGGGGCGCGTGGATGCTGGGGCTGGCGCAATTGCCGTTCATCATTAATTTCTTCTGGAGCATGGTCGCCGGGAAGAAGGTGGGGGCGAATCCGTGGGAGGCGACCACGCTCGAGTGGGCTGCGCCTTCGCCGCCGCCGCACGGCAATTTCGAATCGGTGCCGGTCGTTCACTGCGGCCCGTATGAGTACAGCGTTCCCGGCAAGAAAAACGACTACTGTCCACAACACGTGGCGCTGGAGGCTTGA
- a CDS encoding c-type cytochrome, producing MPVPTETLYNTKRMNVLFAVVSFVALVTTGWMLWHDFNRPWRHIQKDYFNLRSALAHFEALKYENPEEQERHRALVEAVRAAEASLATPENQARERDLTSRETTLAGRLQAAALEYGNLNAELQVMLFNVEEHKTLHGPESPKTLSAIRAYEARKIRTAEIKAEQEKIEDELRAIRDELKAFYKSRTEARKALAAYEKGRDDAERLDRLYGPGVVRFALNIPGLDSFPAKDTPGRQEVRQVFSKGVRFNYNFVDSYVTDRCITCHVGIDDPTLTPEGYVKRTEAALAATRVQAILREENEKLARELVRRLADVDVSEYAAGDRPKDAESVRRYVSRFVDAANIYLEELQRPSLKLDALLAGLGEAAELTRGRVQDAVEAQFRAILAVVPPTGADGKTRIAFEAMSPEQKTAYFSSLTAAMNLYLQHEGRPAVDLKSELRAHPRLDLYLSPDSPHPMKTMGCTVCHEGSGQETDFVFAAHTPTSKKQKEEWAKKYYVKELGVPLATFHLVEEFWERPMLLPDQYSASCRKCHDQTFDLERSKTFKVEAAERVVEGREMFTAVGCINCHNVEGLTDSRKVGPDLAHVGEKLTPGFMEKWIAYPADFRPSTRMPHFFRQENNLPSSANEFDPDPVLRSEVEIQAMVHYLNVFSRPYDALPTPAGMTGNAARGEELFTSIGCLACHVNLAAKNPLDEAGRTFAESWIVTDLKMAQGLSDEEAKKRFDAMSPNDRARYASDTFTRQRREAARHAAQAEELAADREGRDPDPRRMYIPPEFTRLAPELSGFGTKMIPVAGDAAQTQRAVQWLYNWLREPRHYSSYTKMPRLFRENIYWADHPEEQKNKTNQDILDVAAYLLSLRNDEFKPDAFPETSRHAELRNELILSLLTGQNTESVSRQILSDEPVTPSDPYGRLTAAIVSQTAVSFGGGDTGKQVAVEMIASRSPTLADRQKLYLGMKMISHYGCYSCHNIVGFEDATRPGTDLTLWAQKFMSQLDFAFFSPPFEHEIEKQPEVFGKLYREDKEFEHLSRDGGNEDLHILHNHGSFAYHKMRNPRIWDREKIKKPYEKLKMPNFFFSPDEAKNLVAFLLSMKDRNVAPELRIPYDQSPAGRIARGRALVRELNCIGCHTIESNVEATIHQYYSSDTSLSDTDPRGMRFQPPLLWGEGAKVQFDWLFGFLNNVEMLRPWLKVRMPSFHLTKEQATILVEYFAALSQYESAVLKRELDKVVRHLQTVHNSGGGSSSGATNAWFMDPKFADQAAFLSKYGVNQKQVRANQLTPPDSNDANEIADSLSPAFERLVARGQFLAGLFDVKYPFADPETHHVDDKRFKDGEEFLYNQKCLACHVAGDPSVPGTTLDIKAPNFALTYKRLRYDWVIKWLQDPQAIQPGANMPQIFQGGSAFAGLPDDQRTESERTYGKTVEEQSTLLVDFLFNLGARGYTAVQPGGTTPPAPAEQPSGEFDFDGGGETTSKPAEEGFDF from the coding sequence ATGCCTGTACCGACGGAAACACTTTACAACACGAAACGGATGAACGTGCTGTTCGCCGTTGTGTCGTTTGTCGCCCTGGTGACGACCGGCTGGATGCTGTGGCACGATTTCAATCGGCCCTGGCGACACATCCAGAAGGACTATTTCAATCTCCGTTCGGCCCTGGCGCACTTTGAAGCGTTGAAATACGAAAATCCCGAAGAACAGGAAAGGCACCGCGCGCTGGTTGAGGCGGTCCGCGCCGCCGAGGCTTCGCTGGCCACGCCGGAGAACCAAGCGCGCGAGCGCGACTTGACTTCCAGGGAAACGACGCTGGCGGGGCGGTTGCAGGCTGCGGCCCTGGAGTATGGCAACCTGAATGCCGAGTTGCAGGTCATGCTCTTCAACGTCGAGGAGCACAAGACGCTTCACGGACCGGAGTCGCCCAAGACCCTCTCTGCGATCAGGGCCTACGAGGCGCGCAAGATCCGCACCGCCGAGATCAAGGCCGAGCAGGAGAAGATCGAGGACGAGCTTCGTGCGATCCGCGATGAATTGAAGGCCTTCTACAAGTCGCGCACCGAGGCCCGGAAGGCCTTGGCGGCCTACGAGAAGGGCCGCGACGATGCGGAGCGGTTGGACCGCCTGTACGGCCCCGGCGTTGTCCGATTCGCCCTGAATATCCCCGGACTGGATTCCTTCCCCGCGAAGGACACGCCGGGCCGTCAGGAAGTGCGACAGGTTTTCAGCAAGGGCGTTCGATTTAATTATAACTTTGTCGATTCTTACGTGACCGACCGGTGCATCACCTGTCACGTCGGGATCGACGATCCCACCTTGACGCCCGAAGGCTACGTGAAGCGCACCGAAGCGGCGCTGGCGGCAACGCGCGTGCAGGCGATCCTAAGGGAGGAAAACGAAAAACTTGCTCGGGAGCTTGTGCGTCGTTTGGCCGACGTGGATGTCAGTGAATACGCCGCGGGTGACCGGCCGAAGGATGCCGAGAGCGTCCGCCGATACGTCAGTCGCTTTGTGGATGCAGCCAATATTTATCTTGAAGAGCTTCAACGTCCGTCGTTGAAACTCGATGCGCTCCTTGCCGGTCTGGGCGAGGCCGCCGAATTGACGCGCGGCCGCGTGCAGGACGCGGTGGAAGCCCAGTTCCGTGCGATCCTCGCCGTCGTGCCGCCGACCGGCGCCGACGGCAAGACGCGAATCGCGTTTGAAGCCATGAGTCCCGAGCAGAAGACTGCGTATTTCAGCAGCCTGACGGCGGCAATGAACCTGTATCTGCAACACGAAGGCCGTCCAGCGGTGGATTTGAAAAGCGAGCTGCGCGCGCACCCGCGGCTGGATTTGTACCTGTCACCGGACTCGCCACACCCGATGAAGACCATGGGTTGCACGGTCTGTCACGAAGGCAGCGGGCAGGAGACGGATTTTGTATTCGCGGCTCACACGCCGACCAGCAAGAAGCAGAAGGAAGAGTGGGCGAAGAAATACTACGTCAAGGAACTCGGCGTACCGCTGGCCACGTTTCACCTCGTGGAGGAATTCTGGGAGCGCCCGATGCTGCTGCCGGATCAGTATTCCGCCAGTTGCCGCAAGTGCCATGACCAGACGTTTGATCTCGAACGCAGCAAGACGTTCAAGGTCGAGGCGGCCGAGCGCGTCGTCGAAGGTCGCGAGATGTTCACGGCCGTCGGCTGCATCAACTGTCACAACGTCGAGGGGCTGACGGACAGCCGCAAGGTCGGACCGGACCTGGCGCACGTGGGTGAGAAGTTGACGCCCGGCTTCATGGAGAAGTGGATCGCGTACCCGGCCGACTTCCGCCCGTCCACGCGCATGCCGCACTTCTTTCGGCAGGAGAACAATCTTCCCTCCAGCGCCAACGAGTTCGACCCGGATCCGGTGTTGCGGTCCGAGGTCGAGATACAGGCGATGGTGCATTACTTGAATGTGTTCTCGCGACCGTACGACGCATTGCCGACCCCCGCGGGCATGACGGGCAACGCCGCGCGAGGCGAGGAATTGTTTACATCCATCGGTTGCCTGGCGTGTCACGTGAACCTGGCGGCAAAGAACCCTCTGGATGAGGCCGGGCGCACCTTCGCCGAGAGTTGGATCGTCACCGATCTGAAGATGGCGCAGGGCTTGAGTGACGAAGAGGCCAAGAAGCGGTTCGATGCGATGTCGCCGAACGATCGCGCGCGTTATGCGTCGGACACCTTCACACGACAACGGCGCGAAGCGGCCCGGCATGCGGCACAAGCGGAAGAACTGGCAGCGGATAGAGAAGGCCGCGACCCCGACCCGCGTCGCATGTACATCCCGCCGGAGTTCACGCGTCTTGCGCCGGAGCTTTCGGGCTTCGGCACGAAGATGATCCCCGTGGCCGGCGATGCCGCCCAGACGCAGCGTGCGGTGCAGTGGCTTTACAATTGGTTGCGCGAACCGCGTCACTATTCGTCCTACACGAAAATGCCGCGGCTGTTCCGAGAGAACATTTACTGGGCCGACCATCCGGAGGAGCAGAAGAATAAGACCAACCAGGACATTCTGGACGTTGCCGCCTATTTGCTTAGTCTGCGCAACGACGAGTTCAAGCCCGACGCCTTCCCGGAGACCTCGCGCCATGCCGAATTGCGGAATGAACTCATACTGTCGCTCCTGACGGGGCAGAACACCGAGAGCGTGTCGCGGCAGATACTCTCCGACGAGCCGGTCACGCCGTCCGATCCCTATGGTCGACTGACGGCCGCAATCGTCTCTCAAACGGCCGTATCGTTTGGTGGGGGCGATACCGGCAAGCAGGTCGCCGTTGAGATGATTGCGTCGCGCTCGCCGACGCTCGCCGATCGCCAAAAGCTGTACCTCGGCATGAAGATGATCAGCCATTACGGTTGTTATTCGTGTCACAACATCGTGGGCTTCGAAGACGCGACGCGTCCCGGCACGGACCTGACGCTTTGGGCGCAGAAATTCATGAGCCAATTGGATTTTGCGTTCTTCAGTCCGCCGTTTGAGCATGAGATCGAGAAGCAGCCGGAAGTTTTCGGCAAGCTTTATCGGGAGGACAAAGAGTTCGAGCACCTTTCGCGCGATGGCGGCAACGAGGACCTGCACATCCTGCACAATCACGGCTCGTTCGCCTATCACAAGATGCGCAACCCGCGTATCTGGGACCGCGAGAAGATCAAGAAGCCCTACGAGAAGCTGAAGATGCCGAACTTCTTCTTCTCCCCGGATGAAGCGAAGAACCTCGTGGCGTTTCTGTTGAGCATGAAAGATCGCAACGTCGCGCCGGAGCTTCGTATTCCGTACGACCAATCTCCCGCCGGGCGCATTGCGCGCGGCCGCGCGCTGGTGCGCGAGTTGAATTGCATCGGCTGCCACACGATTGAGAGCAACGTGGAAGCAACGATTCACCAGTATTACTCCAGCGACACGTCGCTTTCCGACACCGACCCGCGCGGGATGCGCTTCCAGCCGCCGCTGCTCTGGGGCGAAGGGGCCAAGGTGCAGTTCGACTGGCTGTTCGGTTTTTTGAACAACGTGGAGATGCTTCGCCCGTGGCTCAAGGTGCGCATGCCCAGCTTCCATCTGACGAAGGAGCAGGCGACGATCCTCGTGGAGTATTTCGCTGCCCTGTCACAGTACGAGTCCGCCGTGCTGAAGCGCGAGCTGGACAAGGTGGTGCGCCATTTGCAAACCGTTCACAACAGCGGCGGCGGATCCTCGAGCGGCGCGACCAATGCCTGGTTCATGGATCCCAAGTTTGCCGACCAGGCGGCCTTTCTTTCGAAGTACGGGGTCAATCAAAAGCAGGTGCGTGCCAATCAGTTGACACCACCGGATTCAAACGATGCGAACGAGATCGCTGATTCACTTTCTCCGGCGTTTGAGCGCCTGGTGGCGCGCGGTCAGTTCCTTGCGGGCTTGTTCGACGTGAAGTACCCCTTTGCTGATCCGGAGACGCACCACGTCGACGACAAGCGGTTCAAGGATGGCGAGGAGTTCCTTTATAACCAGAAATGCCTGGCTTGCCATGTGGCGGGGGATCCGTCCGTGCCCGGCACGACGCTGGACATCAAAGCGCCGAACTTCGCGCTGACCTACAAGCGGCTTCGATATGACTGGGTCATCAAGTGGCTTCAGGATCCGCAGGCGATTCAGCCCGGCGCGAACATGCCGCAGATCTTCCAGGGCGGCAGCGCCTTCGCCGGTTTACCGGATGATCAGCGTACAGAGAGCGAAAGAACGTACGGCAAGACCGTCGAGGAACAATCGACTTTGCTGGTCGATTTCCTGTTTAACCTCGGCGCGCGTGGTTATACCGCCGTCCAGCCGGGAGGCACCACGCCGCCCGCGCCGGCCGAGCAGCCAAGCGGTGAGTTTGATTTTGACGGCGGCGGCGAGACGACGAGCAAGCCTGCCGAAGAAGGATTTGACTTTTAA
- a CDS encoding cytochrome c oxidase subunit 3 gives MDAHPVTGMYNGKFGLWLFLASEVMLFGALFSSYVLLRVGAPEGTWPHRGDEILNVWLACFNTVVLITSSVTMVLSWAQLKMHNLSKGLTWLTVTFLLAGTFLVVKYFEYKDKFHHHMVVTVEPVEVHGEGITRVTGHITEETEDHVKISPDAKKGEHGVAAAHAEAITIPRSNIVRVTNFGPRHSNFLGIYFTLTGLHGLHIVGGMVVILYFIVRGKSQWQWNAEKFTNRIECTGLYWHFVDLVWIFLFPVLYLL, from the coding sequence ATGGATGCCCATCCCGTTACCGGGATGTACAACGGCAAGTTCGGCCTGTGGCTGTTTCTCGCCAGCGAAGTGATGCTGTTCGGAGCGTTGTTCAGCAGCTACGTCCTGCTGCGTGTCGGCGCGCCCGAGGGCACGTGGCCGCACCGGGGCGATGAGATCCTCAACGTCTGGCTGGCGTGTTTTAACACGGTCGTGCTGATTACGTCTTCGGTAACGATGGTGCTTTCGTGGGCGCAGCTCAAGATGCACAATCTGTCCAAAGGCCTGACGTGGCTGACGGTGACGTTCCTGCTGGCGGGCACGTTTCTCGTCGTGAAGTACTTTGAATACAAGGACAAGTTCCACCATCACATGGTCGTGACGGTGGAGCCGGTGGAGGTTCACGGTGAGGGCATCACGCGCGTCACCGGCCACATCACCGAAGAGACCGAAGACCACGTGAAGATTTCACCCGACGCCAAGAAGGGCGAACACGGCGTGGCTGCGGCGCACGCCGAGGCGATCACCATTCCGCGATCCAACATCGTGCGCGTGACGAACTTCGGCCCTCGGCACAGCAACTTCCTCGGCATTTACTTCACCCTGACCGGCCTGCACGGGTTGCACATTGTCGGCGGCATGGTGGTGATTCTGTATTTCATTGTCCGCGGAAAGAGCCAATGGCAGTGGAACGCCGAGAAATTCACCAACCGAATTGAATGCACCGGTCTGTATTGGCACTTTGTCGACTTGGTCTGGATCTTCCTCTTCCCGGTTCTATACCTGCTTTAG
- a CDS encoding cytochrome C encodes MMLYFTGFCTWLGFRQAALNDERMERGQPLIESGADDKVLVWPDLVYTELVCLILCSVFLIVWAIVLKAPLEPPANPTNIPNPSKAPWYFLGLQELLVYFDPWIAGVLLPGLIIVGLIALPYIDKNPRGNGYYTFKERRFVISVFMFGFIIMWIVLIVLGTFLRGPNWNLFGPYETWDPHRPAALLNVNVSDIFWVVIPEKTGWWTPGLPTKGLLFIPAYLIREAPGLILLGGYFCVLPVLLAKTVWKRLYAQIGLMRYVVFWVLMSWMFIVPIKMLLRWAMNMKYFVAITEWFLNV; translated from the coding sequence ATGATGCTTTATTTCACAGGCTTCTGTACCTGGCTGGGGTTCCGTCAGGCCGCGTTGAACGACGAGCGCATGGAGCGAGGCCAGCCGCTGATCGAGAGCGGGGCCGATGACAAGGTGCTCGTCTGGCCCGATCTGGTTTACACCGAGCTGGTCTGCCTCATTCTATGCTCGGTGTTTTTGATCGTCTGGGCCATTGTCTTGAAGGCGCCGCTGGAGCCGCCCGCCAACCCGACGAACATTCCCAATCCATCCAAAGCGCCGTGGTATTTCCTGGGTCTCCAGGAATTGCTCGTTTACTTCGACCCGTGGATCGCCGGCGTGTTGCTGCCGGGCCTGATCATCGTCGGTCTGATCGCGCTGCCGTACATCGATAAGAACCCGCGCGGCAACGGGTACTACACCTTCAAAGAGCGGCGCTTCGTCATCTCGGTCTTCATGTTCGGCTTCATCATCATGTGGATCGTGCTGATCGTGCTGGGTACGTTCCTCCGGGGGCCGAACTGGAACCTGTTCGGACCTTACGAGACGTGGGATCCGCACCGCCCGGCCGCGTTGCTGAACGTCAACGTGTCGGACATCTTCTGGGTGGTCATACCCGAGAAGACCGGCTGGTGGACGCCGGGGCTGCCGACGAAGGGTCTGTTGTTCATTCCGGCCTACCTGATTCGGGAGGCGCCGGGGCTGATTCTGCTGGGGGGTTATTTCTGTGTGTTGCCGGTGTTGCTTGCCAAGACGGTCTGGAAGCGGTTGTACGCCCAGATCGGACTGATGCGATACGTGGTGTTCTGGGTGCTGATGAGTTGGATGTTCATCGTGCCCATCAAGATGCTTCTGCGATGGGCAATGAACATGAAGTACTTTGTTGCCATCACGGAATGGTTCCTGAACGTTTGA